The Acidobacteriota bacterium sequence CGCAGCAGGCTGGTCGCCGCTTCCTTCTCCGGGAGCGCAGCCTGCAGGCTCGCCAGCCTGGAGGCCAGCCGTCGGTTCCGGCTCGACCGGTCCTGGAGCCGCTGCTGCAGCTCCGCTCCCTGCTCCAATTCCCGGCTCAATGCGTCCAACTGCTGCCGCTGCAACTCGATTTCAGCCCCGAAGCCGGAGACAAGGAGATACCAGCCCAGAGCCAGGACCAGGCCTCCCAAAGCCAGGGGTATGCCCAACCAATTCAGCCAGGGAGAAATGGCAGTGGCGAGGGTCATGGGGTCGCTTCTTTGTCGGGTTCGACCTGGTGCAAAATGCTGTCTAACCACAAAATGCACAAAAGTCACAAAATGAATTTCTTGATTTCCAGTCGTGGCGATCCGAAGTTGATCAGCATGGCGTCGCGTTGACCGGATGCACGCAGATAGCCCAGCACTTGTCCGGCATGTTCGGGAGTCAGCACTTTGCAGGCTTTCAATTCAAGGATGAGGCAGTTTTCTACAAACAAGTCAGCAAAGTAGTTGCCAAGGATCGCACCGTCCTCATCCCGTACCTGCAGGGCTCTTTGTCGTTCGACAGCCAGTCCAATTTTTCTCAGACGGTGGGCCATCCCGTTTTCGTATACCTTCTCGAGATGCCCGTTGCGAAGATATCCATGCAGGTCGAAGGCCGTCTGCCGGATCTGATCGCACAAATCCCTCATGCCTTGGTCGTTTCTCATCGTTCCGCTCTATTTGTGTTTTTGTGCCTTTTGTGGTCATTGCTGCTAACGCTCCCGCTGCGGAATGCTGCAAACGCCTCAATAGATAATCTCCGGGCTCTGGGCACCTCCCGAGCCTTTCACTCCAGATCGCCCGTTCCGCCGGACGCCTCCTCCACCCCCTTGCCGGGTTCCTCGGGAACAGCCCCCACAAAGGAAACGGCGAAGGCGTAGTGGCCGTTCTGTTCCTGGAAATGGATGAGTTCTACTCCATGGAATTCGGCGGCGTGCTGCAAACGAGCGATGAACTCCGAAACCCGGGAGGATTCCCCCGAGACCAGGCCGCGGAGCGAGAAAGCCCCGTCCTTCCGGCTCAGTTCCCGAAGACGCAGCCCCGGAACCACCTCGACGCAATCGCTCAGCACATCCAGCACCCTGACCGGATACGCCTGGAGCGCCCTGAACCGCTCAATGTCCCGGATACGCCGCTCCATCCCCCGGCCCTGTTGTTCCAGCCCCTGAAGTTCCCGGGCCAGGTCCTGGTGGTCCTGCTTCTGCCGGCGCACCTGCTGAATGCGAGCCTCCAGCCGCTGACCAAGGGCCGCCTGCTCCATGCGCCAATTCAGGACGACGGTCGCCGCGCCCAGGGTCATACCCAGGGCCAACAACCTCTGAAGAGTGCGACCCCGGTCGACCCGGCCCGACCGTGCCGGCGGACCCGCCAACCCGGCTCCGGCATCGCCCAGCAGGTTGATCCTAATCATGGAAGCCCCTTAGAGCCAGACCCACCGCCACCGCCAGGCTGGGAGCCTTCCGGTAGAGAGTCTCCTCCCCGACACCTCTCCCGACGGCAATGCTCCTGAAGGGGTCCAAGGGCTCCAGGGGAAGATCGAGCCCGTTCTGCATCCGGTCGATCAGCCCCGCCAGTTCGGAGCACCCGCCACTCACGTACACCCGCTGTATGGATTCGCCCTCGTCGGCGGCTTCAAACAGGTCCAGGGTCTTGCGAATCTCCAGCACCAGGGTCTCCGTCGCCGATTGGAGAAGTGCGGCCGACGGACAGGCTTCCAGGGCTTCCACCGCGCTCTCCTTTTTCAACCGCTCGGCTTCCTCGAAACCGATCCCGAGCTGCTTCTGCAGCAATTCGGTCAACTGGTGGCCGCCTGCCGACAAGTCACGGGTAAACAGCGGGAGGCCGCCCCGGGTCACCACCACGTTGGTGACGCCGGCTCCGATATGGAGCAGGGCGGCCGTAACCGAGGAGCCGGGACCGTAGTTGGCCTCGTAGGCGTTCTGCAGGGCAAAGCCGTCCACATCCACGATCACGGGAGAGAGGCCGGCCCCGGCGATGGCCTGGAGGCGGCTCGCAATCCTCTCCTTGCGGGCTGCCACCAGCAGAACCTGGGTGTCGTCCCTGCCGGTGACGCTTGCCAGAACCTGGTGGTCCAGATGCACGTCCGACAGATCGAAGGGAATGACCTGCCGGGCTTCCCACTGGATGGATTCCTCCAGTTCTTCCCGGCTCATCGCCGGCAGGGTGAGCTTCTTGACGATCACCGAGTTTCCCGAAACCGAGGTGGCCACCCTTCGGGACCTGATCCGGCTGCGGCTGAAGACCCTGCGGATGGCTGCTGACACCGAGTCCGCATCCTCGATGGCCCCCTCGGCCACCGCCCCCGGCTCCAGGGGCTCCAGCCCGGCTCGAACCAACTCGAAACCGGACCGGACACGGCGCAGTTCCACCGCCTTGACGGCGCTGGATCCCAAGTCCAGGCCTGCCAGGGATTCGGCTCCGGAAAACAGACCCATCCGCAAACTCCTGCAAAGCCACGTGGGGAGGGGAAAAGGAGGGAGAATGCGGCAGAGCGCGGACGCCCGGAGGAGAGCAATCAGGGGACCGCTTGCCGGTCTGCTACGGTCTCAAAAACCGAACCGACCGACCGACGAGGAAGATGCAACGGGAGGGAGTAAACAGGAAAATCTTAAGGTGAAAGGGAACCGCTGTCAAGTTGGTATGACGCAGGCATACCCCTCTCAAGCCCAGCTTGCCATGATACAATAACCAATGATCCGCCAACATCGGAAATTCATGACTTGTCTGATCGCCCTCTCGGCAGGTTCGTTACAGTGAAAGGAGCATCGACAATGAAGATCAGCCCGGAGTTGATCGCTATTTGCATCCTTGGCGTAGCTTTGGTCAGCCTCGGATGGAAGGTCTCGACCGACACCCGACAGGAGTTGAAGCAAGAAATTTACCATGTCCGAGAAGACGTGGCCGTTCTTGGCGATCGCATCGGCAGCCTGGAGCAGCGCATGGCCCGATTGGAAGGCTGGATTGAGGGTCGCTTTACCGAGGAATTGAAGGCCAAGCCCGCCAAGTAGCTGCTCCTTGCTGTCACTGCCTACGCAACTTTCTGAAAGCCCCGGCCGGCGGCCGGGGTTTTCTGTTTCCAGCCCCCCAAGCGCTGTGCAGACTCCCTCCACTCATGTTCCGCCTATCGTGGTAGACTGGGAACGTGAGTTGTCAACAACAGAAATCATTGACTTGTCCGATCTCCCTCGCAGCAGGTTCGTCACAGTGAAAGGAGCATCGACAATGAATATCAGTCCGGAGTTGATTGCCATCGCCATTCTCGGAGTATCCCTGGTCAGCCTGGGATGGAAGGTGACCGGAGACTTGAGCGGGGAAATCCATCTTGTCCGAGAAGATGTGGCCGATCTCAGAGAACGGATGGCTCGGCTGGAAGGACTGTTCGAGGGATTTACCAGGGGAGAATTGATCAAGGAAAAGAAGTGACGGCAGCCCCGGGCTCATCCCTGGGGCCGGACGCTGACGCAACCTTGGCGGCAACGAAAAACCCCCGGGTCGAGCCCGGGGGTTTTTTGTTTTCGTCACCGGCAGAAACTTCGGAGTCTGGGGGAAACTCAAAAAGCCTCGACTGAACCACGCCCTTACCGCGCCCCGATGCGGCGCAGGGCCCGGGTGGCTTCCGACACCACCCCGGTGTCGTCGTCCTTCAAAAGGGGCCGCAGTTTCTCGGCGGTAGCGCTGTCCCCGATCTGCCCCAGGACCAGGCAGAGTCGCCTGCGGATCAAGGGGTTGCTGTCATTCAGGTAGTTCACCAGCTCCGGCGCCACCCGCGTCTTCAATTCGAGCAGGTAGGCCTGGGCTTGCTGGTGGATCGTCCGCTCCTTGAGGGCCGCCACCATCTGGTCCAGGTACTCCGTGCGTCCCAGGCCGTAGAGAGCAAAGCTCATGGCCAGCCGAGGGGCGGGCTTCTTCTCGGCCAGAAAGGCCTTCGACACATCCCCCGCCACCGAATCATCTCCCGCCCGGCCGATGCCCTCGGCGGCAAACTGGCGGTACCTGGGACCTCCGTCGCTCAGGTGGCGCCGAAACACGGGCAGCGATCTGGGGTCGCCGATGAGCGCCATGGCCTCCAAGCAATTCAGCCGGACATCGCGGCCGGGATTCTGGTCGTAGAGTGTCTGAATCTGAGGCAGCGCCTCCAGGCTCTTGAACAGGCCCAGGGTCAGGAGGGCCTCGTTGCGCACCTTCTTGTTGGTGTTCAGAAGATAGGGCTGGACCTCCCCTGCCACCGAGCGGTCCCTGATCTTGTAGAACGCCCGCAGAATGGCCACCTGCAGATTGGGCTCGGCGCCGTTCATCCCCTCCACCATCTTGGGAATGGCCGCCTTTCCACGCAACACCCCCAAGGCGTTGGCCGCATAGAAGCGTACCTCTCTATGGGAGTCGCGCAGGCGCGCGGCAATGCCGTCAATGACCGCCGGAGCCACCTTCACGTCGGGCTCGATGACGGTGTCGTCGCTGGGTACCGGGCCGCTGAAGGGATTCAGCCGCGCGTAGAGGCGCTTGGCCTCCCGGGTCAGGAAAGAGCTGGCGTCCTTCTCGGTATAGAGGTTGACCAGGGCGATGACGGCCTCCCGGCGAACTTCGGGCACCCCGTCCTCGAGAGCCTTCAACAGCATGGTGACGGCGCCGGTATCCCTGATCAGACCCAAGGACTTGACGGCTGCGCGGCGAACCTCGGGATCCTTGTCCCCTACCGCCCCCAGCAGCGGGGGCGTAGCCTCCCGGCTGAGCGTCTCGCCAAGCTCGCGGGCCGCCTTCCTGCGGTCACCGGCCTTCTTGCTTTTCAGCTTTTCTCGCAGTCCCTCAATAGAATCCCCCATGGCAAAGGGGACCAGCGGGGCTCCGGCGGGGCACAGGAGGAGCAATCCACTCGCCAGGCCCACCAGCAGGATGCGGCAGAACTCTTTTCTCGCCCTGCAGGAAACGCTCATGCTTCCCTCTCTTCTGACTCAGACCGATCCAATCCGGGATGGAGCTGCGCTCTTGCGGACGCCACACTCTTGCAGCTGCTTCACCCTCCAGGTCATTGTCCCATATTCCCGCGGTGGGGTACAGGCCGCGCGAGGGGTCGGCACTCCAGGTACAGCGTCACATAGAGCCCCAACGCCGTGCCTGCCAGACCGCCGGTGACGACCCGCGACCAGAGGGTGCTGTGCCACACTCCCGCCAGGTCCAGGCCGGCGTCCAGGGCGGTGAGCAGGAGCGGGCCCAGCAGCAGGGCCCGATGGCCCAGAATCCAGCCCGCGTGCCCCCGGACCGGCGCAGCCAGCAGCACGCCCAGGAACCCGCCCAGGTAGAGAGCCAGGCAGCGGGTGCATACCGGCAGGAAGACGCCCGCAAGGCTGAGGGACCGTTGGGGGTCCTGGTGGCAGAGGTGGGAAAAGAGGAACCGAACCGACAGGGCCACCCCGGCCTCTCCCTGGAGAACCAGCCAGGGGAACAGCAGAATGGCGGCGCAGCAAATCCCGGAACCCGCCAGCAGAAGTGGCCAAGGCCAGCGACGGCGGGACTGTCGGGAAGAATGGGTGGGGTTCATGGAGGTCCGGCTGCCCGGGTTATTACGTCTGGGGCGTCATTCTGGAGAAGCTGTGCGTTCCGAACGGGTGCTTCCTATTCGCCGCATTCGCGGCTAGGTTGGCGCGAAACCGATACGACCCCGGGCTGCCGCCTCCGCTACCCAGAGGACTCCGGGTTTGCTGCCAAACGCGACTCCCCCCGGCCTCCTCTTTGCTCACCCCGCAGGCGACACGAGGCCGCGGCTTCGCAGCTCTATAAGGATGGCCTGTAAGAAACGTTTCCTCGGTTCAACACGTCAACCGCAGCCTCGCAGCTCTCGCCTAAGCAACGACACTGCCTGCGGATAGGATTTTTCAATAGTGTATCTACGGCGGGTAATTCAATTCCCGCCTCGCGCCATACAGGCTTTCTTCTTTCGAGTCGGGCCTATTGTGGTAGTCTTTTTCTGTGAGTTGTCAACAACAGAACCATTTGCCTTGTCTGATCTCCCTCTCAGCGGGTCCGTTATACTGGGAGGAGAATCAGCGATGACCATCAGTGCGGAATTGATTGCGATCGGCATTCTGGGGGTATCCCTGGTCAGCCTCGGATGGAAGGTGACCGGAGACTTGCGCCAGGAAATCCACCAGGTGACCGTAGACCTCCGACAGGAAATCCACCAGGTACGCCAAGATGTTACCGTACTTGGCGATCGCATCGGCGGCCTGGAGCACCGCATGGGCAAGCTGGAGCAGCGCATGGCCCGGTTGGAAGGCTGGATCGAGGGTCGCTTTGTCAAGCAACCGGAGTTGAAGGCCAAGCCGGCACCCAGCCGCTGACCGAGTGTCACTCCCACCTGACGCTCGGCAGGTTCGTATCTGTCTCCCTTACATTAATTGGTATCCCCGAAGACGCTGCCGGTGCTTCAGCGCGCGCGGCATCCCAACGGTTTGCCGACTCCCGCATGAGGGAAATCCGCTTGAGCTCAATTCGTTCAAGTCGGGCCTTTCGTGGTACACTGGCTTCGTAAGTCTTCAACAAAAGAACATCTTGCCCTGTCTGATCTCCCTCTCGGCAAGTCCGAAAAAGTGGAAGGAGAATCAGCGATGACCATCAGCGCGGAATTGATTGCGATCGGCATTCTGGGTGTGTCCCTGGTCAGCCTTGGATGGAAGGTGACCGGAGACTTGCGCCAGGAAATTCACGACGTGCGCAATAAGGTGACTAGTGAGCTGCGCCAGGAAATCCACCAGGTACGCCAAGATGTTACCGTACTTGGCGATCGCATCGGCAGCCTGGACCACCGCATGGGCAAGCTGGAACAGCGCATGGCCCGGTTGGAAGGCTGGATCGAGGGTCGCTTTGTCAAGCAACCGGAGTTGAAGGCCAAGCCGGCACCCAGCCGTTGACTGAGGGTCGCTCCCGCCTGACGCTTGGCACGTTCGTATCCATCTCCCCTACATAAAATCGTTCACTTCGCGACGCTACCGGCGCCAGCGATCCAATGGCTTGCGCCTAGGGTGGCGTTCTGGAGGGGTTGTGCGTAATCCGACGGTGCTTCTAATTCGCCGCCTACGCGGCTAGGTTCGTGCAGAACCCATACGACCCCGGGCTGCCGCCCGGGGCGACCCTAAGCCGCAGCTACGCTGCTCTAAAAGGATGGCCCGTAGGGTACGCTTCCTCGGACGAACCACGCCAACCGCGGTTTCACCGCTCTCCCCGAAATCACGACACTGCATGAACGCGACGATTTAATGCGACCATTAAATGTCACGACACCGCGTGGACGTATCGATCTAAAATTGTCCCCTTTCTCCCTCACATCATTGTGCCGCAAACGCGGCCTCAACAAGATTCCATGGGCCTCAGCCCACGGAACTCAATGGAGGGAATCAGCCGTGGCCAGCTACACCAAACTGACCTACCACGTAGTGTTTGGCACCAAATACCGCGCCAAATCGATTCGGCAGCAGATCCGGGAGCCGCTCTACCAGTATATCGCACACGTTATTCGGGACCGGTCAGGACATCTGATAGAAATCGGCGGCATTGAAGACCATTTGCACGTGCTGGCCAATTTTTCGCCGACAAGCTCCGTGTCCGACATGGTTCGGGATATCAAGGCCAACGCCGCACGATGGGTTAACGGACTCACAGAAACCAAGAATCGCCTGGCATGGCAAAAGGGCTTCAGCGCGTTCACCGTGAGCTCTTCCAGTATCACACCCGTTCGAGCCTACATCCTCAATCAGCGCGAACATCATCGGACGTGCACCTTCGAAGAAGAATACACCGAACTCCTTAAACGCCACCAAATCGAGTTCGACCCTCGCTACCTGTTCGAAGCCGAACACCGAGGGTGATCTGATCTCCCAATCTCACTTCCGGGAATAACTCGAAAAAACCCTGTCCCATCGCAGTGTCGCGACCCAAGGGGGAGCTGCGAAGCTGCGGTTGACGTGGCTATCCAAGGAAACCTCCCCTACAAGCCATCCTTATAAAGCAGCGTAGCTGCGGCTCAGGGTAGCCCCGGGCGGCAGCCCGGGGTCGTTGCGGTTCCGCACCAACCCAGCCGCGTATGCGGCGAATAGAAAGCACCCGTTCGGCAACGCATTGCTTCTCCAAGTAAACACCGCCCCACGCCACGTCTACCCTCTGTCGTCGCATCGGCGGCGAATTGCCCGCACCCATTGGATAAGGTTGATCATGTCTCCCAACGCCACGTCCGGGGATTTAAAAAAACCCTGTCCCATCGCAGTGTCGCGACCCAAGGGGGAGCTGCGAAGCTGCGGTTGACGTGGCTATCCAAGGAAACCTCCCCTACAAGCCATCCTTATAAAGCAGCGTAGCTGCGGCTCAGGGTAGCCCCGGGCGGCAGCCCGGGGTCGTTGCGATCCCGCGCCAACCCAGCCGCGTATGCGGCGCATAGAAAGCACCCGTTCTGGAACGCATTGCTTCTCCAAGTAAACACCGCCCCACGCCACAATTACCCCCCTTCGCCACCTTCACCGCTCAATCCTAGAGCCCCCCTCCTCACGACTCCGGCACCCCCGGCAAATCACACCGCCGAGGCCTATCACTCCGAAACCCCAACGCATAATCCGCCTGCATGAGCGTGTGGATCTCCCTCGTCCCCTCGTAGATCACCGCCCCCTTGCAGTTCCGGTAGAAGCGACCCACCGGATACTCGTCCGAGAAGCCGTTGGCGCCGTGGATCTGGACCGCGTCGGAGGCGGCCCGCTCCGAGGCCACGGTGGCGTGCCACTTGGCCAGGGAGGTCTCGCGGTTGTTGCGCCGCCCCTGGTTCTTGAGCCAGCCGCAGCGCAGCCACAGCAGCCGGGAGGTCTCGTAGTCCCGCACCATCCCGGCGATCATCTCCTTGACCAACTGGTGGCGGGCGATGGGCACCTCGAAGGTGCGTCGCCCCAGGGCGTACTTCCTGCTGGCGTCCAGGCAGGCCCGAATCAGCCCGGTGGCCCCGGCCGCCACCGTGTAGCGCCCCTGCTCCAGGGCGAACATGGCGATCTTGAACCCCTCGCCCTCCTTTCCCAGCCGGTTGGCGGCAGGGACCCGAACATCCTGCAGGCTGAAGTGGCCGGTATTCCCGGCCCGAATGCCCCACT is a genomic window containing:
- the tnpA gene encoding IS200/IS605 family transposase, translated to MASYTKLTYHVVFGTKYRAKSIRQQIREPLYQYIAHVIRDRSGHLIEIGGIEDHLHVLANFSPTSSVSDMVRDIKANAARWVNGLTETKNRLAWQKGFSAFTVSSSSITPVRAYILNQREHHRTCTFEEEYTELLKRHQIEFDPRYLFEAEHRG
- a CDS encoding DUF2085 domain-containing protein: MNPTHSSRQSRRRWPWPLLLAGSGICCAAILLFPWLVLQGEAGVALSVRFLFSHLCHQDPQRSLSLAGVFLPVCTRCLALYLGGFLGVLLAAPVRGHAGWILGHRALLLGPLLLTALDAGLDLAGVWHSTLWSRVVTGGLAGTALGLYVTLYLECRPLARPVPHRGNMGQ
- the pilM gene encoding type IV pilus assembly protein PilM; this encodes MGLFSGAESLAGLDLGSSAVKAVELRRVRSGFELVRAGLEPLEPGAVAEGAIEDADSVSAAIRRVFSRSRIRSRRVATSVSGNSVIVKKLTLPAMSREELEESIQWEARQVIPFDLSDVHLDHQVLASVTGRDDTQVLLVAARKERIASRLQAIAGAGLSPVIVDVDGFALQNAYEANYGPGSSVTAALLHIGAGVTNVVVTRGGLPLFTRDLSAGGHQLTELLQKQLGIGFEEAERLKKESAVEALEACPSAALLQSATETLVLEIRKTLDLFEAADEGESIQRVYVSGGCSELAGLIDRMQNGLDLPLEPLDPFRSIAVGRGVGEETLYRKAPSLAVAVGLALRGFHD
- a CDS encoding HEAT repeat domain-containing protein — protein: MSVSCRARKEFCRILLVGLASGLLLLCPAGAPLVPFAMGDSIEGLREKLKSKKAGDRRKAARELGETLSREATPPLLGAVGDKDPEVRRAAVKSLGLIRDTGAVTMLLKALEDGVPEVRREAVIALVNLYTEKDASSFLTREAKRLYARLNPFSGPVPSDDTVIEPDVKVAPAVIDGIAARLRDSHREVRFYAANALGVLRGKAAIPKMVEGMNGAEPNLQVAILRAFYKIRDRSVAGEVQPYLLNTNKKVRNEALLTLGLFKSLEALPQIQTLYDQNPGRDVRLNCLEAMALIGDPRSLPVFRRHLSDGGPRYRQFAAEGIGRAGDDSVAGDVSKAFLAEKKPAPRLAMSFALYGLGRTEYLDQMVAALKERTIHQQAQAYLLELKTRVAPELVNYLNDSNPLIRRRLCLVLGQIGDSATAEKLRPLLKDDDTGVVSEATRALRRIGAR
- a CDS encoding GxxExxY protein — translated: MRDLCDQIRQTAFDLHGYLRNGHLEKVYENGMAHRLRKIGLAVERQRALQVRDEDGAILGNYFADLFVENCLILELKACKVLTPEHAGQVLGYLRASGQRDAMLINFGSPRLEIKKFIL